A region of Methanomicrobium sp. W14 DNA encodes the following proteins:
- the csm5 gene encoding type III-A CRISPR-associated RAMP protein Csm5 produces the protein MTELMVRTLTPVHIGTGQVYTPYEFVFHKGTKSGKNFVARVDMDKFYRSLSEDKKSVYINRVRSDNDFTLERFFRDERIDNLKDVFRYLAERTGAILPNNIKDIRECIKTADIAYIPGSSIKGAVRTALLWKYFSRRSDELVQKLSSEISDRTNRKRIGKNLTDNVFSYQHERRYDPRNDIMKFLLVSDFMPEKNNRISVQSIKTWSLGRQGMAQKDFPVYAECIKKGSAFSGSISVSDQFNAVKADDRKQIEEKFESFGLQDFYDGENLVSEIKNVVSEFNRAAFEKESHLLEKIRIKESEYDMILRKNLNTIKSRMDNGNLIRVGFGTGTLYQTIMGIVEDNDPDLFAKIVTDLKLGKYPRQYDGLEISPPYPKSVEITMSYTPAGWMEW, from the coding sequence ATGACGGAACTAATGGTCAGGACATTAACACCTGTACACATCGGGACAGGACAGGTTTATACGCCTTACGAATTTGTCTTTCATAAAGGTACAAAATCAGGTAAAAATTTTGTTGCAAGGGTTGATATGGATAAGTTTTACCGCTCGCTCAGTGAAGATAAAAAATCCGTATATATCAACAGGGTGAGATCAGATAATGATTTCACCCTTGAAAGATTTTTCAGGGACGAGCGGATAGATAATCTAAAAGATGTTTTCAGGTATCTTGCCGAGAGAACGGGTGCAATACTGCCGAACAATATTAAAGATATTCGTGAATGTATAAAAACAGCAGATATTGCATATATTCCCGGATCCAGCATCAAAGGTGCGGTCAGGACGGCACTTCTGTGGAAGTATTTCTCCAGAAGATCTGATGAATTGGTTCAAAAACTCAGTTCTGAAATTAGTGACCGGACTAATAGGAAACGAATCGGAAAGAATCTGACTGATAATGTATTTTCGTATCAACACGAAAGGAGATACGACCCTAGAAATGATATAATGAAATTTTTGCTGGTGTCGGATTTTATGCCCGAAAAAAATAATCGCATCTCAGTTCAGAGTATCAAAACGTGGTCGCTTGGTAGGCAGGGTATGGCTCAAAAAGATTTTCCTGTTTATGCTGAATGCATAAAAAAAGGTTCCGCTTTCAGTGGAAGTATATCCGTTTCGGACCAGTTCAATGCTGTAAAAGCTGATGATAGAAAACAAATTGAAGAGAAATTTGAATCTTTCGGGCTTCAGGATTTTTATGATGGGGAAAATCTGGTTTCAGAAATAAAAAATGTTGTATCTGAGTTCAACAGGGCCGCTTTTGAAAAGGAGTCTCACCTGCTGGAAAAGATTCGGATAAAAGAATCAGAGTATGATATGATCCTCAGAAAAAATCTGAATACTATCAAAAGCCGGATGGATAATGGAAATCTGATCCGGGTCGGTTTTGGGACAGGTACTCTTTATCAGACAATAATGGGGATTGTGGAGGATAATGACCCTGATCTGTTTGCAAAAATTGTAACTGATCTGAAACTTGGAAAATATCCCCGGCAATATGATGGTTTGGAAATTTCCCCTCCTTATCCCAAGAGTGTAGAGATTACAATGTCATACACACCTGCGGGGTGGATGGAATGGTAA
- a CDS encoding CRISPR-associated endonuclease Cas6, which yields MKYKTLYLVLKTDRPVKEEATQLRGYIGNVFSEYPVLHNHMGSPVLTYPRVQYKMVGKTPSIFGIEEGADVIKKISGEINELDLLGSRYEVTKRTIHERSVDIDITPKPVSYRFLSPWLALNSKNYESYNKISDWKKRKEFLNKILTGNILSMAKGLGIVVENRLYVHSKIDSVQTRYKSVGMTGFTGEFRVNFSLPEYCGLGKGVSQGFGALRVENHNLLE from the coding sequence ATGAAATATAAGACGCTTTATCTGGTCCTTAAAACCGACAGACCTGTGAAGGAGGAGGCTACTCAGCTTAGAGGTTATATAGGGAATGTCTTCTCCGAATACCCGGTACTTCATAACCATATGGGTTCTCCTGTCCTGACCTACCCGCGTGTGCAGTATAAGATGGTAGGAAAAACTCCTTCCATTTTTGGTATAGAAGAAGGTGCGGATGTCATAAAGAAAATATCCGGGGAGATAAATGAGCTTGATCTGCTGGGGAGCAGATATGAGGTTACTAAAAGAACAATTCATGAAAGATCGGTTGATATAGATATCACCCCCAAGCCTGTCAGCTACAGGTTTCTTTCTCCATGGCTTGCACTTAACTCAAAGAATTATGAGAGTTATAATAAGATTTCCGACTGGAAGAAGAGAAAGGAATTTCTAAACAAAATCCTGACGGGCAATATACTCTCGATGGCAAAAGGGCTTGGCATTGTTGTCGAGAACCGACTGTATGTTCATTCGAAAATCGATTCTGTTCAGACACGCTACAAAAGTGTAGGTATGACTGGATTTACGGGGGAGTTCAGAGTAAATTTCTCCCTTCCTGAATACTGTGGTCTTGGAAAAGGAGTATCACAGGGTTTTGGTGCTCTCCGCGTGGAAAATCACAACCTTTTGGAATGA
- a CDS encoding response regulator → MVEITILLGVIGILLTIIVTFTFYEIQRRQSIKQLNYQKEQFEAILLIIRATLEKMSIVEMNSQRTEYIEKSVAGVSETFRSLNQIDQLTGKKVLWVDDHPEWNHYERIAFEVLGIGITCSLSTDDALAQLKTGNIDLIISDVFSDVGIAKGFELLHKVKAINSQIPVVFYTGHVTDELADEAKKLGAYGIEDIPARLSGTVLKVLLKI, encoded by the coding sequence ATGGTCGAGATTACTATACTTCTTGGAGTAATTGGTATACTACTTACCATAATTGTCACATTTACCTTTTATGAGATACAGAGACGACAGAGTATAAAACAACTCAACTATCAAAAAGAACAATTTGAGGCAATTCTTTTAATAATCAGAGCGACGTTAGAAAAAATGAGCATTGTGGAAATGAATTCACAAAGAACCGAATATATTGAAAAAAGTGTTGCAGGAGTCTCTGAAACGTTCAGAAGCTTAAATCAGATCGACCAGTTGACTGGAAAAAAAGTATTATGGGTCGATGATCATCCCGAATGGAATCATTATGAAAGAATTGCATTCGAGGTTCTAGGCATTGGGATCACGTGTAGTTTAAGTACAGATGACGCCTTAGCCCAATTAAAAACAGGAAACATTGATTTAATAATCTCAGATGTCTTTTCAGATGTAGGAATAGCAAAAGGTTTTGAATTATTGCATAAAGTAAAAGCGATTAATTCACAAATACCAGTTGTGTTTTATACAGGACATGTCACCGACGAATTGGCGGACGAAGCAAAAAAATTAGGTGCGTATGGAATCGAGGATATACCTGCCAGATTATCCGGTACCGTTCTTAAAGTTCTACTAAAAATTTAA
- a CDS encoding type II toxin-antitoxin system HicB family antitoxin translates to MKFRVIIEMDEDGIFVAECPSLPGCISQGKTRAEALENIKDAAKGYLESLKKHNEPIPPSIYEETVEISA, encoded by the coding sequence ATGAAATTCAGAGTCATCATAGAAATGGACGAAGACGGAATTTTTGTCGCCGAATGCCCGTCCCTTCCGGGCTGCATATCCCAAGGAAAAACCAGGGCCGAAGCACTTGAAAACATAAAAGACGCTGCAAAAGGGTACCTGGAAAGCCTGAAGAAACACAATGAACCTATTCCCCCGTCAATATATGAAGAAACCGTAGAAATAAGCGCCTGA
- a CDS encoding type II toxin-antitoxin system HicA family toxin, whose protein sequence is MPKLPVLSYIEVIKALNKIGYEIDHQTGSHIILRQDTEPYRRLTIPNHKEISKGTINSIIRQAGLTRDEFIKLL, encoded by the coding sequence ATGCCAAAATTACCTGTACTATCCTACATTGAAGTAATAAAGGCACTAAATAAAATCGGTTACGAAATCGACCATCAGACCGGCAGCCATATAATTCTGAGGCAGGATACAGAACCTTATCGAAGGCTTACCATTCCAAACCACAAGGAAATTTCAAAAGGAACGATAAACAGCATCATCAGACAGGCAGGGCTAACAAGAGACGAATTTATAAAACTATTATAG
- the trpA gene encoding tryptophan synthase subunit alpha has protein sequence MKADLCGKTRLAKAFENKGFVAYTVAGDPSVKESVIAAKALVRGGCDVLELGVPFSDPVADGPVIQKADKRALDAGITVDGVFEVVREIRKFSDVPLVFLVYCNIVFRRGVDRFYDEAKEAGVDGILIVDMPPEESGPALKASKRTGIAQIFLVTQTTSDERLDKIVEMASGFVYLVSTLGVTGQRAEVSEKAFPLLEKVEAKTSVPVAVGFGISKPEHAEEIVGHGADGVIVGSAIVSIIEKFSGKCNGESKDGANGNEMTVTDGKEKDKETEEMCNELSEYVKSMKDAMKNVMR, from the coding sequence ATGAAGGCTGATCTGTGCGGAAAAACAAGACTTGCGAAGGCTTTTGAAAATAAGGGCTTTGTTGCGTACACCGTTGCGGGAGACCCGTCTGTAAAGGAGTCGGTTATTGCCGCGAAGGCCTTGGTCAGAGGCGGCTGCGATGTCCTTGAACTTGGCGTCCCCTTTTCAGACCCGGTCGCGGACGGACCGGTAATACAGAAGGCCGACAAAAGGGCCCTTGATGCGGGAATTACAGTTGACGGAGTTTTCGAGGTCGTAAGGGAGATAAGAAAGTTTTCCGATGTCCCGCTGGTGTTTCTGGTCTACTGCAACATTGTCTTCAGGAGAGGTGTCGACAGGTTCTACGACGAGGCAAAGGAGGCGGGTGTTGACGGGATACTTATCGTCGACATGCCTCCGGAGGAATCGGGGCCTGCTCTGAAGGCTTCGAAAAGGACGGGGATTGCCCAGATATTTCTTGTGACGCAGACGACTTCTGATGAGAGGCTTGACAAAATCGTTGAAATGGCGTCGGGTTTTGTGTACCTTGTGTCCACTCTCGGCGTTACGGGCCAGAGGGCGGAAGTGTCAGAGAAGGCTTTCCCGCTTCTTGAAAAAGTCGAAGCGAAGACGAGTGTCCCTGTAGCCGTCGGTTTCGGTATATCAAAGCCTGAGCATGCAGAGGAGATTGTCGGACACGGTGCGGACGGAGTCATCGTAGGGAGTGCAATCGTTTCAATAATAGAGAAGTTCAGCGGGAAATGCAACGGGGAATCCAAAGACGGTGCAAACGGCAACGAAATGACAGTCACAGACGGGAAGGAAAAAGACAAAGAGACGGAAGAAATGTGCAATGAGCTTTCGGAGTACGTAAAATCGATGAAGGACGCAATGAAAAACGTAATGAGATGA
- the trpB gene encoding tryptophan synthase subunit beta, with the protein MAEKTGYYGKFGGRFVPETLMAALYELESEYGRLKDDEKFKSELNYYLTDYAGRETPLTFCKNMSDDCGCKVYLKREDLVHGGAHKLNNTLGQAILAKAMGKKRLIAETGAGQHGVATAIAGAVLGLPVEVFMGEEDCERQKLNVFRMELMGAKVHPVSSGTKTLKDATNEALREWSKTVEYTHYLIGSVVGPHPFPEIVRDFQSVIGKETRRQCLEKEGRLPDALVACVGGGSNAIGMFYPMINDDVRMIGVEAGGKSMKPGENGATLNTGAPGVLHGALSYLIQDNDGQVQGTHSVSAGLDYPGVGPEHSMLKELKRVEYSYAMDPEVLEAFSYLSRTEGIIPALESSHAVSYVLKNRDEFDKDDIVVICLSGRGDKDVSQVSEMTGGNL; encoded by the coding sequence TTGGCGGAAAAAACAGGTTACTACGGAAAGTTCGGCGGGAGGTTCGTCCCCGAAACTTTAATGGCGGCTTTATACGAACTTGAATCGGAATACGGACGGCTGAAAGACGATGAGAAATTCAAGTCCGAACTTAATTATTATCTTACTGACTACGCGGGAAGAGAGACACCTCTTACTTTCTGCAAAAACATGTCGGACGACTGTGGATGCAAAGTCTACCTGAAACGTGAAGACCTTGTCCACGGAGGCGCCCACAAGCTGAACAACACTCTGGGCCAGGCGATTCTTGCAAAGGCTATGGGAAAAAAGCGCCTTATCGCTGAGACCGGCGCAGGGCAGCACGGTGTTGCAACAGCAATCGCGGGCGCCGTCCTCGGTCTTCCCGTTGAAGTGTTCATGGGCGAGGAGGACTGCGAGAGGCAGAAACTCAACGTTTTCAGGATGGAGCTTATGGGCGCAAAGGTGCACCCTGTGTCGTCGGGGACGAAGACTCTCAAGGACGCGACGAACGAGGCTTTGAGGGAATGGTCAAAGACTGTCGAATACACCCACTACCTGATAGGATCAGTAGTCGGCCCGCACCCGTTCCCCGAAATCGTCAGGGACTTTCAGTCTGTAATCGGAAAGGAGACGAGGAGGCAGTGTCTTGAAAAGGAGGGAAGACTTCCTGACGCACTTGTCGCATGCGTCGGCGGCGGCTCAAATGCAATCGGGATGTTCTACCCGATGATAAACGACGACGTCAGGATGATAGGCGTCGAGGCGGGAGGAAAAAGTATGAAGCCGGGGGAAAACGGTGCAACGCTCAACACTGGAGCCCCGGGTGTTCTGCACGGCGCCCTGTCTTACTTAATCCAGGACAATGACGGTCAGGTCCAGGGGACGCACTCTGTTTCGGCGGGGCTTGACTACCCCGGAGTCGGGCCTGAGCACAGTATGTTGAAAGAGCTGAAAAGGGTGGAGTACTCATACGCGATGGACCCGGAAGTCCTGGAGGCGTTTTCGTATCTTTCAAGGACAGAAGGGATTATCCCCGCTCTTGAGTCTTCGCATGCTGTGTCCTATGTCCTCAAGAACAGGGACGAGTTCGACAAAGACGATATCGTGGTGATATGCCTTTCGGGAAGAGGGGACAAGGACGTATCCCAGGTCTCAGAGATGACGGGAGGAAACCTATGA
- a CDS encoding phosphoribosylanthranilate isomerase: protein MCGITTVRDALIAEEEGADAVGVIVCSESPRNVSIKHAREIFDALGPNTEKICVTDTKNPEDIGIILSLKPSAVQVPEGLKVSKDIKTKVYRAVSDESFRDMPCDAVVIDKSSGKGIAYDKNFAAEVSRNSQVPVILAGGLTPENVREAIKDVSPCAVDVSSGVEKSKGIKDREKIRQFIKICREV from the coding sequence GTGTGCGGAATAACGACGGTCAGAGACGCTCTTATCGCCGAGGAGGAAGGGGCCGATGCCGTTGGAGTCATCGTCTGCTCCGAATCCCCCAGAAACGTCTCCATAAAGCATGCAAGGGAAATATTCGATGCACTTGGCCCGAACACCGAAAAGATTTGTGTCACTGATACAAAAAACCCCGAAGACATCGGCATCATACTCTCACTCAAGCCTTCGGCGGTCCAGGTCCCGGAAGGGCTCAAAGTTTCCAAAGACATTAAAACGAAGGTCTACAGGGCGGTGTCGGATGAAAGCTTCAGGGACATGCCCTGCGATGCGGTCGTAATCGATAAGAGCAGCGGTAAGGGGATAGCCTACGACAAAAATTTCGCGGCGGAAGTATCCAGGAATTCACAGGTGCCGGTCATCCTTGCAGGCGGACTTACGCCTGAAAACGTGAGAGAGGCGATAAAAGACGTCTCGCCGTGTGCGGTCGACGTCTCTTCAGGCGTCGAGAAGTCAAAGGGCATCAAGGACAGGGAAAAAATAAGACAATTTATCAAAATATGCAGGGAGGTCTGA
- a CDS encoding indole-3-glycerol-phosphate synthase, producing MILDDICALSRKRAAEIPADIIKSSQEEKYSAKNLCDAVRNCKGIKNAVIAEIKYRTPSDDSLGSAKTPAEIAAAYEKGGACAVSVLTEPFFFKGGNENIALVKSKTGLPVLRKDFIVDEKQIYEAYSLKADSVLLISGVLKNKLADFIEVCKTLSVEPLVETRTTDEAEFALRCGAELCGINNRNLKDMTVDTDATKKISETLQNAGVTVISESGIKTPADIGELKSFCDGFLIGTALMKSKDPQKTLEGVVFA from the coding sequence ATGATCCTCGACGATATCTGTGCACTTTCCAGAAAAAGGGCGGCTGAAATTCCTGCTGATATAATCAAATCCTCGCAGGAGGAGAAATACTCGGCGAAAAACCTGTGTGATGCAGTCAGAAACTGCAAAGGCATAAAAAACGCAGTAATCGCCGAAATAAAGTACAGGACACCTTCGGACGATTCGCTGGGCTCAGCCAAAACACCCGCAGAAATTGCCGCAGCCTACGAAAAAGGCGGTGCATGTGCAGTCTCTGTCCTGACCGAGCCGTTCTTCTTCAAAGGCGGAAACGAAAACATTGCGCTGGTCAAATCAAAAACAGGTCTTCCGGTATTGAGAAAGGACTTCATCGTCGACGAAAAGCAGATCTACGAGGCGTACTCCCTTAAGGCCGACTCGGTCCTCCTGATATCAGGTGTCCTCAAAAATAAACTTGCGGACTTTATCGAGGTCTGCAAAACGCTTTCAGTCGAGCCCCTGGTCGAGACGAGAACAACTGACGAGGCTGAATTCGCACTGCGGTGCGGTGCAGAACTCTGCGGGATAAACAACCGCAACCTGAAGGATATGACAGTCGACACAGACGCGACAAAAAAGATTTCGGAGACGCTTCAAAACGCGGGCGTAACCGTAATTTCAGAGAGCGGAATAAAAACACCCGCCGACATCGGGGAGCTGAAAAGTTTCTGCGACGGGTTTCTCATCGGGACAGCCCTTATGAAATCAAAGGACCCGCAGAAAACACTGGAGGGGGTTGTATTCGCGTAA
- the trpD gene encoding anthranilate phosphoribosyltransferase has translation MISEYIRKAVFRNDLSFEEAEEAMTEIMTGNASDSQIGAFLTALRMKGETSTEIAAFAHVMRDNAVNIKPNVKGALVDTCGTGGDGKDTFNISTATAFVAAGAGATVVKHGNRGVSSKCGSADVLEALGVRIDIAPSKVPEILEKNGIGFLFAQAHHPAMKYAGRARKEIGIRSFFNVIGPLSNPAGADAQLLGVYDETLTGKIAEVLNILGTKRAMVVNGDGYDEITTTGHTTVSELRNGEIKTYQLDPESFGFSPASPEQIKGADPAKNAEIIKSVLKGEDDGPKRDIVILNAGAAVYLGEKAGNIEAGIKLAEKSIDSGNALEKLDNLILLSGGRK, from the coding sequence ATGATATCAGAATACATCAGAAAGGCCGTCTTCAGAAATGACCTCAGCTTCGAAGAGGCTGAAGAGGCCATGACTGAAATAATGACCGGAAACGCATCAGACAGTCAGATAGGAGCGTTTCTTACAGCACTCAGAATGAAGGGCGAGACAAGCACCGAAATTGCGGCGTTTGCGCACGTTATGAGAGACAACGCTGTCAATATAAAACCGAATGTCAAGGGAGCGCTTGTCGACACATGCGGGACCGGCGGAGACGGAAAAGACACTTTCAACATCAGCACTGCCACAGCCTTCGTTGCAGCAGGTGCAGGTGCCACCGTCGTAAAGCACGGTAACAGGGGTGTCAGCAGCAAATGCGGCTCGGCCGACGTTCTGGAGGCTCTGGGCGTCAGAATTGACATCGCCCCCTCAAAAGTCCCGGAAATTCTCGAGAAGAACGGGATTGGATTTCTGTTCGCACAGGCACACCATCCTGCGATGAAATACGCAGGCAGGGCAAGAAAGGAAATCGGGATAAGAAGTTTTTTCAACGTAATCGGCCCCCTTTCAAACCCCGCCGGTGCAGACGCACAGCTCCTTGGAGTCTACGACGAAACTCTCACCGGAAAAATCGCTGAAGTTCTGAACATCCTCGGTACAAAAAGGGCGATGGTTGTCAACGGCGACGGCTACGACGAGATAACGACGACAGGGCATACTACTGTCTCGGAACTAAGAAACGGAGAGATAAAAACATATCAGCTTGACCCGGAATCCTTTGGCTTCAGTCCGGCTTCACCGGAACAGATTAAAGGAGCAGACCCTGCCAAAAACGCGGAAATAATAAAGTCCGTCCTCAAAGGTGAGGACGACGGGCCGAAAAGGGACATCGTAATTTTAAACGCAGGTGCAGCGGTCTACCTCGGCGAAAAGGCCGGAAATATAGAGGCAGGCATAAAACTGGCAGAGAAGTCCATCGACTCAGGCAACGCACTTGAAAAACTTGACAACCTCATCCTTCTTTCAGGAGGCAGGAAATGA
- a CDS encoding aminodeoxychorismate/anthranilate synthase component II, with the protein MKVLVVDCYDSFTYNLCQQIGHLGAEPFVVKNDRREDLPDIYEFERIVLSPGPGKPENSKLCLEVLKEYSKDIPTLGICLGHQAICHFFGGKVVRTGRPVHGMTSEIKHEDAGIFKGITGPFTATRYHSLAADESSLPDCLRVTARSCDDNMIMAVSHTKYPVLGLQFHPESVMTKSGDKIMKNFLEPEAF; encoded by the coding sequence ATGAAAGTCCTTGTAGTCGACTGCTACGACAGCTTCACGTACAACCTCTGCCAGCAGATAGGACACCTTGGTGCAGAACCTTTTGTCGTCAAAAACGACCGCAGAGAGGATTTGCCCGACATTTACGAATTCGAAAGGATTGTCCTTTCGCCCGGACCGGGAAAGCCTGAAAATTCTAAGCTGTGTCTTGAAGTGCTTAAGGAATATTCAAAGGACATCCCGACACTTGGGATATGCCTGGGGCACCAGGCGATATGTCATTTCTTCGGCGGAAAGGTCGTGAGGACGGGAAGACCCGTTCACGGGATGACGTCGGAGATAAAACACGAGGATGCAGGAATCTTCAAAGGGATAACAGGGCCGTTTACCGCAACGAGATACCATTCCCTTGCAGCGGACGAAAGTTCACTTCCCGACTGCCTCCGCGTTACGGCGAGGAGCTGCGACGACAACATGATAATGGCGGTATCGCACACGAAATACCCGGTATTAGGGCTTCAGTTTCACCCTGAAAGCGTCATGACGAAATCAGGGGACAAAATCATGAAAAATTTTCTTGAACCGGAGGCGTTCTGA
- a CDS encoding anthranilate synthase component I family protein: MYIYVQNATSIVYYDNYYKKTDGDAGGMETGIDHKRCSYAKPSFEKFRTIKKNLKENSLVPVYRTIKDPGTDPASAYEAVREKYGFLLESIEGTHKNAGYSVIGTGVLLHITAGPEIKMTGEFNPADKFEGSKLCADSIYGILKSFEYEVPDIPGYSGGFTGYFSYDFALKANDIPVNPDTQAGFPLAEFMMPKVFVIFDHIRKNLTFLTFVTGDGKKDPDPEYEKAVAVIESTEKKILGAALGLSKKENENGLLGGGGQKKITYSSDVSEKQYEEMVRKAREYILDGDIFQVVVSRGCECDFPGDPYLIYRQMRRINPSPYMYFMDFSERQVVGASPEMLVRVKGRNISSVPIAGTRKRGRTEEEDIQLEKDLVTDKKERAEHLMLVDLSRNDIGRVSKYGSVRVTDFMSVEKFSHVQHMVSTVEGVLLDKKNSIDAFMSCFPAGTVSGAPKIRAMQIIEELEHKRRGLYAGAAGYIGLNENIDFAITIRTVVVKDKKAYFQSGAGIVAGSVPESEFQEAENKAASMRSAIESAGDLL, encoded by the coding sequence GGTGGAATGGAGACTGGCATAGACCATAAGAGATGTTCTTACGCAAAACCTTCCTTTGAAAAGTTCCGGACTATAAAGAAAAACCTCAAAGAAAATTCCCTGGTCCCGGTCTACAGGACAATCAAAGACCCCGGAACGGACCCCGCTTCTGCGTATGAAGCGGTCAGGGAGAAATATGGATTTCTTCTTGAGTCGATTGAAGGGACACATAAAAATGCCGGATACTCGGTCATAGGGACAGGCGTTCTGCTTCATATAACAGCCGGCCCGGAAATAAAAATGACAGGAGAGTTCAACCCGGCAGACAAATTTGAGGGCTCAAAACTCTGTGCAGATTCAATATACGGGATTTTAAAATCGTTTGAATACGAAGTCCCTGACATCCCCGGATATTCGGGAGGTTTCACCGGATATTTTTCGTACGACTTTGCACTGAAGGCAAACGATATCCCGGTGAACCCGGACACACAAGCCGGCTTTCCTCTTGCAGAATTCATGATGCCGAAGGTCTTCGTCATCTTCGACCACATCAGGAAAAACCTGACATTTCTCACATTCGTTACCGGTGACGGCAAAAAAGACCCGGACCCGGAGTACGAAAAAGCAGTCGCTGTGATTGAGTCGACAGAGAAAAAAATTCTCGGTGCGGCTTTGGGTTTATCAAAAAAAGAAAATGAAAATGGTCTTTTAGGTGGAGGGGGGCAGAAAAAAATCACCTACAGCTCGGATGTATCAGAAAAGCAGTATGAGGAGATGGTCAGAAAGGCCCGCGAGTACATCCTCGACGGCGACATATTTCAGGTGGTCGTGTCAAGAGGGTGCGAATGTGACTTTCCCGGCGACCCGTACCTTATCTACAGGCAGATGAGAAGAATCAACCCCAGCCCTTACATGTACTTCATGGACTTTTCCGAAAGGCAGGTCGTAGGGGCAAGCCCGGAGATGCTTGTAAGAGTCAAGGGCAGAAACATCTCGTCAGTCCCCATCGCCGGCACAAGAAAACGCGGCAGGACAGAAGAAGAGGACATCCAGCTTGAAAAAGACCTTGTAACCGACAAAAAAGAGCGTGCCGAACACCTGATGTTAGTCGACCTCTCAAGAAACGACATCGGGAGAGTCTCAAAATACGGGAGTGTCAGGGTCACGGACTTTATGTCGGTCGAAAAGTTCTCCCACGTCCAGCATATGGTTTCAACAGTCGAAGGCGTCCTGTTGGACAAAAAAAACTCGATAGACGCTTTCATGTCATGCTTTCCGGCAGGGACGGTCTCAGGCGCTCCGAAAATCCGTGCCATGCAGATAATAGAGGAACTCGAACACAAAAGAAGAGGTCTTTACGCAGGTGCGGCAGGCTACATCGGGCTCAACGAGAACATAGACTTTGCAATCACGATAAGGACGGTCGTGGTAAAAGACAAAAAAGCGTACTTCCAGTCAGGGGCAGGAATCGTCGCAGGCTCGGTGCCCGAATCGGAATTTCAGGAGGCCGAAAACAAGGCCGCAAGCATGAGAAGCGCAATCGAGTCGGCAGGAGACCTCTTATGA